In Paenibacillus sp. FSL M7-0420, a single genomic region encodes these proteins:
- the dapA gene encoding 4-hydroxy-tetrahydrodipicolinate synthase encodes MDFGRLITAMVTPFDGEGEINWEATSRLVDDLIEEQKSAALVVCGTTGESPTLTDKEKLKLFSFVKQQAGGRCKIIAGTGSNSTRHSIELTKEAEKIGVDGVLLVVPYYNKPNQEGLYQHFSAIAAATSLPCILYNVPGRTTVSMSVATTLRLAEIPNIVATKECASVDQITWIASACPEDFHVYTGDDSAGLATLAVGGHGIISVASHVVGAQMSEMIEAFTSGDVRRAGELHRQLFPVFKGLFECPQPLPNPSAVKYALGLRGLDVGSVRLPLVSPTEEEAAFIAALLR; translated from the coding sequence GTGGATTTCGGAAGACTGATCACCGCAATGGTAACCCCGTTTGACGGGGAAGGAGAAATCAACTGGGAAGCAACTTCAAGGCTGGTCGATGATCTGATCGAGGAACAAAAGTCCGCTGCGCTCGTAGTCTGCGGAACCACCGGCGAATCGCCGACCCTAACCGATAAGGAGAAGCTGAAGCTGTTCTCCTTCGTGAAGCAGCAAGCAGGCGGACGCTGTAAAATTATTGCCGGTACCGGCAGCAACAGCACCAGACATTCCATCGAGCTCACTAAGGAAGCCGAGAAAATCGGCGTGGACGGTGTGCTTCTGGTCGTCCCTTATTACAATAAACCGAATCAGGAAGGGCTCTACCAGCATTTCTCTGCAATTGCTGCTGCGACCTCGCTGCCCTGCATCTTGTACAATGTGCCAGGACGAACGACAGTAAGCATGAGTGTAGCAACCACCCTGCGTCTGGCGGAGATTCCTAATATTGTGGCTACGAAGGAATGTGCTTCGGTAGACCAGATTACATGGATTGCCTCAGCTTGTCCTGAAGACTTCCATGTCTACACCGGAGATGATTCCGCCGGCCTCGCGACGCTTGCTGTGGGAGGCCACGGTATCATCAGTGTGGCCAGCCATGTTGTCGGAGCGCAGATGTCAGAGATGATCGAGGCCTTCACCTCCGGGGATGTCCGCCGTGCAGGCGAGCTTCACCGGCAGCTGTTTCCGGTCTTCAAGGGGCTGTTCGAGTGTCCGCAGCCGTTGCCTAACCCCTCTGCCGTGAAGTATGCGCTGGGGCTGCGCGGGCTGGATGTCGGCTCGGTCCGCCTGCCGCTGGTTTCACCTACGGAAGAAGAGGCGGCTTTCATTGCTGCCCTGCTAAGATAA
- the dapG gene encoding aspartate kinase translates to MGILVQKFGGTSLSTPVAREHVIRHVKRELASGFSLVVVVSAMGRKGEPYATDTLLDLAVQSGNSLPDRERDLLMCCGEIISAANLCGLLEQEGIRSTVLTGAQAGFLTDNSYGNARILDVRTERILRELREHKVVIVTGFQGQTEAGDFTTLGRGGSDTSATALGAALRADMVDIYTDVDGILTADPRIVEDARQLTYVSYTEICNMAYQGAKVIHPRAVEIAMQAQIPVRVRSTFSEAEGTLVTHPEGFSDVSHGVVDRFVTGVAYVSNITQISVECPEGNGTGVQLQIFKSMADNGISVDFINVTPTEAVYTVFDDKSEQAIAALQELGLRPKSLSGCAKVSVIGGGINGVPGIMAHIVEALSSQNIQILQSADSNTTIWVLVKKEDMVQSVRALHAKFELHR, encoded by the coding sequence ATGGGTATTTTGGTGCAAAAATTCGGCGGAACCTCACTCTCCACACCAGTGGCCAGAGAACACGTAATCCGTCATGTCAAACGGGAGCTGGCCAGCGGGTTCAGCCTGGTGGTCGTAGTCTCGGCTATGGGCCGCAAGGGGGAGCCCTATGCTACCGATACACTGCTTGATCTGGCGGTTCAGAGCGGGAATTCACTGCCGGACCGGGAACGGGATCTGCTGATGTGCTGCGGGGAGATTATCTCGGCGGCCAATCTGTGCGGTCTGCTGGAGCAGGAGGGCATTCGGTCGACGGTGCTGACAGGGGCGCAAGCCGGATTCCTGACCGACAACAGCTATGGCAATGCCAGAATCCTGGATGTGCGCACAGAACGCATTCTACGGGAACTGCGTGAGCATAAAGTAGTAATAGTAACCGGCTTCCAGGGTCAGACGGAAGCTGGTGATTTCACCACTCTCGGCCGCGGCGGAAGCGACACTTCGGCTACAGCACTTGGAGCAGCTCTGCGTGCGGATATGGTAGATATCTATACGGATGTTGACGGAATACTCACCGCTGATCCACGGATTGTCGAAGATGCACGGCAGCTTACTTATGTCAGCTACACCGAGATTTGTAACATGGCGTATCAGGGAGCCAAGGTCATTCATCCACGGGCTGTGGAGATTGCCATGCAGGCCCAGATTCCGGTGCGTGTACGCTCGACCTTCTCCGAAGCGGAGGGGACGCTGGTGACCCATCCCGAGGGCTTCAGTGATGTATCCCATGGAGTCGTGGACCGTTTCGTCACAGGGGTTGCCTATGTCAGCAATATTACGCAGATCTCGGTGGAATGTCCGGAGGGCAATGGAACCGGCGTGCAGCTGCAGATATTCAAAAGCATGGCCGATAACGGGATCAGTGTGGACTTCATCAATGTGACACCGACCGAGGCCGTATATACGGTGTTCGATGACAAATCAGAGCAGGCGATTGCTGCGCTGCAGGAGCTGGGCCTGCGTCCCAAGAGCTTGTCCGGCTGTGCCAAGGTCTCCGTCATCGGCGGGGGCATCAACGGCGTTCCGGGAATCATGGCGCATATCGTCGAGGCGCTCAGCTCGCAGAACATCCAGATTCTGCAGTCTGCCGATTCCAACACAACCATCTGGGTTCTCGTGAAAAAAGAAGATATGGTGCAGTCGGTTCGCGCCCTGCATGCCAAGTTTGAATTGCACCGCTGA
- a CDS encoding dipicolinate synthase subunit B — protein MDWHGKTVGYAITGSHCTFAEVMPQIQRFMDSGANVVPIVSASVLNTDTRFGTSENWLKQLKDITGNDIISTIVEAEPLGPSKLLDVLTIAPCTGNTTSKLANAMTDSPVLMAAKSQMRNGRPLVLAISTNDGLGLNAANIAKLLVAKHIYFVPFGQDNPEGKPNSLVAQMDLIPEACYAALQGHQLQPMLVQRFHTA, from the coding sequence ATGGATTGGCACGGAAAAACAGTAGGTTATGCCATTACCGGCTCACACTGCACCTTCGCTGAGGTGATGCCGCAGATTCAGCGGTTCATGGACTCAGGAGCGAATGTGGTGCCGATTGTGTCTGCTTCGGTACTGAACACGGACACCCGCTTTGGAACCTCGGAAAATTGGTTAAAACAGTTGAAAGATATAACAGGGAATGATATCATTTCTACAATTGTTGAAGCGGAGCCGCTGGGTCCTTCCAAGCTGCTGGATGTGCTGACGATTGCTCCCTGCACAGGGAACACAACCAGCAAGCTGGCGAACGCGATGACGGACAGTCCGGTGCTGATGGCAGCCAAATCGCAGATGCGCAACGGGCGTCCGCTGGTGCTGGCGATCTCGACGAATGACGGACTTGGTCTTAACGCTGCGAATATTGCGAAGCTCCTGGTAGCCAAACATATTTATTTCGTCCCGTTCGGACAGGATAATCCCGAGGGGAAGCCGAATTCGCTGGTGGCGCAAATGGATCTCATTCCCGAAGCCTGTTACGCCGCCCTGCAGGGTCACCAGTTACAGCCTATGTTAGTACAACGATTTCATACTGCATAG
- the dpsA gene encoding dipicolinate synthase subunit DpsA, with translation MLTGIRIVFLGGDARQIEVIRKCVELDAAVSVAGFDTWDAPCPGVSLELLSPELLSEADVLVLPAVGCDDEGYINALYSSERLQLREEHIAALPSRALVYTGMAKSYLRGLCAGHSLKLVELLNRDDVAIYNSIPTAEGALVMAVQNTDFTIHGSTSMVLGMGRTGFTMARTLQGMGATVKVGVRKQEHFARAEEMGWKPFMTDDLLLHAPEADLIFNTIPAMIINAQVLSRLQPHCVIIDLASAPGGCDFRYAEKRGIKAMLAPGLPGIVAPKSAGIIMAGALVQSISDETLIRGDE, from the coding sequence ATGCTTACTGGCATCAGGATCGTGTTCCTGGGCGGGGACGCGAGACAAATTGAAGTGATTCGGAAATGTGTGGAATTGGATGCGGCCGTAAGCGTTGCCGGATTCGATACATGGGATGCCCCATGCCCGGGGGTAAGCCTTGAACTGTTGTCGCCCGAGCTGCTAAGTGAAGCGGATGTGCTGGTGCTGCCGGCGGTCGGCTGCGATGATGAGGGTTACATTAACGCGCTGTATTCTTCAGAACGCCTCCAACTGAGGGAGGAGCATATCGCGGCTCTGCCTTCCCGGGCATTGGTATACACCGGCATGGCTAAAAGCTATTTGCGCGGCCTGTGTGCCGGACATTCGCTGAAGCTGGTGGAGCTGCTGAACAGGGACGATGTGGCGATCTACAACTCTATCCCGACAGCGGAGGGAGCTTTGGTGATGGCCGTGCAGAACACTGACTTTACCATACACGGCTCCACATCGATGGTGCTGGGGATGGGCCGGACCGGCTTCACCATGGCCAGAACCCTCCAGGGAATGGGGGCCACGGTCAAAGTAGGCGTCAGGAAGCAGGAGCACTTTGCAAGGGCAGAGGAAATGGGCTGGAAGCCTTTTATGACAGACGATTTGCTGCTGCATGCGCCTGAGGCGGATCTGATCTTCAACACCATACCCGCTATGATTATCAACGCACAGGTCCTGTCCCGGCTTCAGCCGCACTGCGTGATCATTGATTTGGCGTCCGCACCGGGCGGATGCGACTTCCGTTATGCCGAGAAGCGCGGGATCAAGGCGATGCTGGCACCGGGCCTGCCCGGGATTGTTGCCCCCAAGAGCGCCGGAATCATTATGGCAGGTGCGCTGGTACAGTCGATATCGGACGAGACTTTAATCAGGGGGGATGAATGA